A single genomic interval of Lathyrus oleraceus cultivar Zhongwan6 chromosome 7, CAAS_Psat_ZW6_1.0, whole genome shotgun sequence harbors:
- the LOC127104685 gene encoding uncharacterized protein LOC127104685 — MQVAEMLVDSAAGFEYLCMFDGYSDNNQILIAEDDVLNTVFRCPGALVTYEWFVMPCLKNAEATYQKAMNAIFHDFIKKIMQFGIPETITTYQGSVFVGQKMQEFAVERGFKLVTSIPYYAQANGQVEAANKVIIGLIKKPVAKKPKNWHKTLDQVL; from the exons ATGCAAGTGGCAGAAATGCTAGTTGATTCAGCTGCAGGTTTCGAATACTTGTGTATGTTTGATGGTTATTCTGACAATAATCAGATTCTCATAGCAGAAGATGATGTTCTCAATACGGTGTTTCGATGCCCCGGAGCTTTGGTAACATACGAATGGTTTGTGATGCCGTGTTTAAAAAACGCCGAAGCAACTTATCAAAAAGCAATGAATGCCATATTCCAtgattttattaaaaaaattatgcag TTTGGAATTCCTGAAACCATTACTACATATCAAGGTTCAGTTTTCGTTGGTCAAAAGATGCAAGAGTTTGCTGTTGAAAGAGGATTCAAGTTGGTTACTTCCATACCTTACTACGCCCAAGCAAATGGCCAAGTCGAGGCAGCCAATAAAGTGATAATTGGGTTAATCAAAAAACCTGTTGCCAAGAAACCTAAGAATTGGCATAAAACATTAGATCAAGTTCTATGA